Within the Nyctibius grandis isolate bNycGra1 chromosome 4, bNycGra1.pri, whole genome shotgun sequence genome, the region CAGTAACTCACACAAAAAGTACGGTATTAAGAAATAGTTCTCCATTTATAAGTTTGCTTAGATAACTTGAGGTTATAAGTTTGCTTCAGGTTCTGGAACAAACTGGCCAATGATTTTTAAGATCCTACAGTGTAAAAGGACGCTGTTGTAACAGAGTAGAGTGTTTATTGTAACTTTTAAAGAAGTGACGTATAATACTGTGCTCCTTTCTTGATTTTGTACTGAATCAATGACCTAAAATATAGCAGACGAGACTACTactaaagaaaatactttgcacACAGCAGATGCAAGAAAGGACTCTATTACATTTGTTCAATACAAAATCCCTAGCTTTTGCTATACAACAGCCTAAGTCAGAACAACAGTGGGCAAATTATTCCATATTCTTATGACTCAAACTTCCAGATGGACATAATTCTACAAAAACCTCCATATTCACATGTGGCATGATAACATCCAAGTCTCAATATAAGCAACTAAAAAAGGCTGGTAGACTTTGACCACTTCAGattatgaagaaattaaaaaccaagcatacacacaaaccaaacagaaacaacaaaaactccAGAAACACATCTGCTGGGAAGTACAGGGGGTGACTAAACGAGAAGCCaagtaggaagaaaaacaagtgggCCAATGGCTGCAATTCCAAATTATCCTCAAACATTACTTTAACTGAAGCCAGTTATTTAAATCCTGTTcattcaacaacaacaaaaaccagtATCTCAACCTATGAAGTACTATACCCACAGTGTATAACCTACAACACATTCACTCAGCAGAAGCCAGATATCCAGCCTTTCTTGCATCTTATCACTGGAAGTGCAATAATTACTGTGAAGAGATGTTTTTAtatgctgacttttttttttgctgtctgaattattttctgcagaCAACTAAAATGAAATAGAATAAGCAACATATACATTTCAGGTAGCACTTAGCCTGAGATgtaaaagtaggaaaaaaataataatttctgaagtgtgtatattctgaatattttgaaCTTGATTTAAGTTCATAAAAATAAGACTACCAGTACTACGATTATTAGATCTGGGAGAACACTCATGTCATGTATGTCTTACACAAATCCAAAGGATATTTTACAGATCAGCAGGTCCCATCTTTATCCTATGTATTCATTAGTAGTCcagagagtattttttttaatttcatatatatatatatatatatatgaatgaaCGGACTTTTGAAATGTAATCTTATCCTCccaattttttaaatgctttaaaaagtggGAATGCAACTAATTAACTTTAGACACCAATCTTGACAAATTTACATATTAAACACTATGAAGGCAGTGCAGAGGTAAGACCAAAAACCTCCATGGGATAGAATCTTCTGCAGTGTTTTACGGACAGTTCGGCAGACAGCATACTCGTCACACTTTCAGTGCTCATCGTGCTTCTGGGTATCAGTTCTCTGCCGATCTGAAACCAAAGGTTTTCAGTGCTTGCTCTTGTACACCGAGTTCAGTGGTTAAGTCCTCTTTTTCAACAGTATCAACTAACAAGTATTCTTGACATAACCCACAAAATACACAGAGACTTTCTTAAACCTTCACAAATATTCCCTACAGGTTCAATTATCTGAAGAGACGCAGTATGGTCTCTTGCCAAGTTGTTCACTGCTACTTCCATGTGGTGttcaacagcagcatttcagggTCAGAAGTCATCACCACTTATTTTTATGTCAATTTGGTTTGCAAACTTTGAGACCAAGAGACAGAAGGTAATATGTGAGtataaaattttgaaatctttAAGCATGTGAATAGTGACTTGAAAACCAAGTGAAATTGAGACCCTAATGAGGCTAACTTAAAAAGTGCtaaaaaatccattttacagaaataagtgTCTTGCTGAACTGGGGCCCAACACTTCAGTTGTGTATTTACCCTCCATCCTTTCCCGCTGTGCTTTATCCTCCTGCTCCATTTTAAATTTGTACAATGACGGCATTTCtcaaactgcctttttttctttcaactatTGATTTATTGCAGCTACCCACTGAGCTTGTTTCCCTTCATGAACAAGATGCAGGTAATTAAAGTGTCTAGAAAAGAAAGTATATGTGTACTTTGGTACTTTTACTATACCAACCAACTATACCAACTTACAGACTGACACATTGAAAGACCCTACCACAATAAACCAAGAGCAAACAGCCAGCCACAGGCAACACCAGAAGAATAAGAGTGACAAACACTGAACAATTGGTTACAACTctaaaaaatatggaaaaataaacatgaagaaaaaacatggcAGACCATTTAAAGCAATAAATTGTTATATTTTGGTTCCCCTTTTCTTTAGacagcagaaacagcaaaaaaaaaaaaaaagtctaattcAATTCCCCTCTCCCTGTCTCCCTGGCTGCATGCCCCAAAATAATCAACACTATCCTGATCTCACTGATGGCACGTGCATTAAGGCGGTGTGACTTTTGTGGGAAAGAAATCATTAGCTGCTCAAAACCTACAAGCGTAGGTCAGTGAAGCAGATAATACACATATCATTGTGTTGTCACACGAAAAGGTtgtaaagaaagagagaaataaaagtatttctgGTATGAACTGAGGAAAGACAGCTTCTACTACTggtatgaaaacaaacaaaaaaagctcccACAACAAACTCTGGAATTGTGTATTTGTTAATACACAGACAATGTATATTAAACATATTTATGACTAATTTGAAATGAATACTTCTTTACATTTACTGAAATTGACAGCAAAGCAAATGAGTACTTCATGTTAcgaaaaataattttcagaactCTGGGATTACACCACACCGCCATCACACCTGAATGCATTTCAGTAGGACCATTTGaatggcttttttatttttattttttttttttttaacacagcaaGTATCAATTGCTGATTAATTGGGTCAATGTCTTCAGTAAAGCAAAACCAATGCAGAAAGACCTTTGGCAATATACTTCATataatcattttggttggaaaggatctttaagatcatcgagtccaacagttaacccagcactgccaagtctaccactaaaccatgtccctatGCGCTACATCTACAAGTCTTTAAAATACCTCTACAGCTAGTGActtaaccacttccctgggcagcttttTCTAATGTTTGATAActctttcggtgaagaaatttttcctaatcgCCAgtctcaacctcccctggcacaacttaaggccgtttcctctcgtcctattgcttgttacttgggaaaggagacaaacacccacctcgctacaaccacctttcaggtagctgtaaagagcgataaggtctcccttcagctgctttttctccaggCGAAagaaccccagttccctcagctgcacctcataagacttgtgctccagacccttcaccagcttcgttgcccttctttggactcgctccagcacctcaatgtctttcttggagtgaggggcccaaaactgaacacagtgttcgagatgcagcctcaccagtgccaagtacaaaAGGACAAccacttccttagtcctgctggccacactatttctgatagaagccaggatgctgttggccttcttggccacctgggcacactgctggctcatattcagtcggccatcaaccaacacccccaggaccttttccaccaggcagctttccagccactcttcccccagcctgtagcgttgcatggggttgttgcgccccaagtgcaggacccgacacttggccttcttgaacCTCATATGGTTGGCttcggcccatcgatccagcctgtccagatccctctgcagagccttcctaccctcaagtaGATTAAcgctcccgcccaacttggtgtcgtctgcgaatCTACCGAGGGTGCACGCGATgccctcgtccagatcattgataaagacattaaagagaactggccccaatactgagccctggggaacaccacttctGACCAGTCGCCGACtagatttaactccattcaccacaactctaCCTCATATATCATAGACTCACAGAACCATAGActcattttgattggaaaggactttttaagatcaccaagtccaacagttaacccagcactgctaggtccaccactaaaccatgtgcCTAAGCACCACATATACACATCTTTTAGATACCTgaagggatggtgactcaaccactttgCTGGCCAGCCAGTCCCAATGTTTGATATCTAACAACATTGTCCAGTTGCTTCTTGAATACCAACAGGATTGGGGCCATGACTGTTTCCTGGGATAAgcttgttccactgcttgaccaccctctcagtgaagaactttttcgtgatatccaatctgaacttcccttGACGCAGCTTCAAGTAATTCCTTCGCGTCCTATCACTGGACCCCAGAGacaagagatcagcacctccctctccactccCTGTCCTGAGGAAGCTGCAGTCagtaatgaggtcacccctcagtctcctctcctctacgctgaacaaacccagtgtCCTCAGCTGCGCCTCACAAGGACATGCCCGCtagtcctttcaccatctttgCTGCCCTCCTTTGGACACATTCCAATATTCTTATATCCTGTTCACACTGTGGAGCCCAAAGctgcacacagtacttgaggtgaggctgcaccagtgcGCTGTACAGTGGGTCAATCCCGTCTTTCAACCAGCTAGCTATACTGtgcctaatgcaccccaggagaTGGCTGGCCCTTTTGGCCACCAGGGCATGTTGTCAACTCCTGTTGAGCTTATCATCAACCAcaacccccagatccctttccaaAGCCCATACACTTACGTTTGCTGCCTAAGTTCCCCGAGGAGATTCCCAGTCAGCCAACACAGCCTTCTGTCCCTCTTGCTTAACTTGCGACACATTGGTGTTACCCGCTCCTGTGCTCTTCAGTAATGGCTCTTCAAAAGTGATAAGCATTTCTGAACATTTATGGACACCCACACCCTCAAAAGTAGATTCCCAGGGGACCTTACTAACTGGTTCCTTAAGCAGCCTCTGGGACTGAGCCAAGGCTTCTAgttcctcctgtttattcctcACACTGCCTGCATTAGTGTACAAACGTTTCAAATGCACTCCAGCGTACTCAGGACCTCGAGGAGCAGACTGAAAGCTCTCGCTAGCACACCGTCCCTCAAACATTGTCATGCCATCCCATGCCTTATCACTACTGAGACTGATTTCATCCCTTCCCCCCTTCAAACCTAGCTTGAAGCTCTTTCAATCAGCCCCGCTAACTCGTGAGCTAAAATACTTTTCCCCCATTGAGATCGGTGAATCTCATCTGGCCCCAGCAGGCCTGCTGCCACGTAGACCATGCCATGATTGAAAAAATCCCCAATTCCGCCTGTGACGCTAGCCTCGGAGCCAGGTATTGCTAAGTTGCGCCTGCCTGTTTCTTTCCGTGTCATTCCCTACAACCGGGAGGACAGAGGAGAATACTACGTGTGCTCTCAATTCCTTTACAAATCTCCCCGAGGCCCTGAAGCCTCTTTTGACCGCCCTTGGGCTTCTCAGCGTGACTTTCTTTGTACCCACATGACAAAGCACGAGCtgataataatctgagggctgTACAAGGCTAGGAAGTTTCCTGGTAATAAGCCCTTCAACCCGAGCTGCAGGGAGGCAGAACGCTTTCCAAAAAGGCAGGTCTGTTCGGCAGACCAGAGGAGTAGTGAACGAATTCTTTATTTTGCCTTGCTTGGGCATGTGGCTCTTGCTTTACCTACAAAACTGTCTTAGCTCAGCCCATGGGTTTTCCCACTTTTACCCTTCAGATTCTCTCCACCATCCCACTGGGGGCAAGTGATTGAGCAGCTGGGTAACGCCAAACTTCCTACTGGGATTAACCCACAACCCCTGCGAAGCCAAAGCCCAGTGAATCATGAAACCAGAGcccactgcagcagctcttctgcacAACACTCCCTGACTCTGTGGCAGCTGAGCTGTCAGCACCCTATGCCCGCGTTCCCCAATAAAGTGATGCACAGACACTCACAGACGCAGCATTTGTTTAAACATGCCATTTATTGGCAACTTTGTACACAGTAAAGCTCCCAGAGAGAATGGAGTGGGGGTTGTGGTCGCTGTCCAGGAGGTAACGGGAGTCACTGTCACAGGCTTCCTTGCGACGGCCTCTTCAGCTGCATCGGGTGGAACTCTGCAGAGAGTGCTCTTGCTCTTTGTGGAGGAAGGATGCGGCAGCAATCCCCACTGCCGATAGAGCAGTGTGTTCTCCGTGTCCAGCGTGATCAGTTTTGCGGCACCAGCACCCCAAGGAGTGTCTAGGCTGGGTAGATTCTCCATCCAGACCCCAGTAAACACACGGGGGCACATCAGCGGTGTTTCTTGCTTGGTCCCTGCCCAGACGGAACTGCCAGCAAGAATTCCTGGGTCCTTGCAAAATCGCCACCATGGCCGTTGACAGTGCGAAGGGCAAGTAGGACGAAAGTCATCTTTTAGCCTCCATGGTCATCACTAGCTGCTGCGCTGAGACTGTCGAGGAGAGAACACTGCAGCGCTTGGCAGAGGGCTGCTGCGCAGggttttcccttccctttctgtgtgctgcattctcccctctttttcccctgtGGTTTGAGGTGGTCGTCTGCTTTCAGCTGTGAGCCCCGCAAACCCAGCTCTGTGCATGAAGACCTCTTTCAGTGTCCATACATCAGCAGTCTTGTGAGCCGATTTCGCACCTCCACGAACTCACACAGTGCCCTGGTGTGGGCGATGGGATCCTGCGCCATGTGCTGGAAGAGGTTGAGCGGTTTGGCCGTTCGGAAGTGCGGGGGCAAGATAATCTCCTCAGGCACCCTCTCATTGCCAAAGAAGAAGTGGTCGAGTCGTCCCTCCTTCACACAGCTGCGTAGGTGCTGCATGATCTCCTCCAGCCTCGGCAGGAAATCCCTCCTGCGCCAGTCTGACAGGGGTCTGGTGGTCAGGAGgcgcatcaccactgtcttcaAGGCAGAGGTGGGAAAGCCTGTGCCCATTAGGATGCGGGCGCAGAGCTGCAGGCATTTGAGGTGGAAGCTGTCGTGTGGGGCCTGCCTGGCCACATGCCTGAAGAACTTCACCTCTGCCACAGCGTAGCTCTCTGACCACATCGTGCTTGGGGTGCAGGTGGCCTCTGTAGTCTGGCTGCTCGCAAAAATGTCCGAGTCACCTTGCTGCACCCCAAACATCATCTCAATGGTGAGGCTTTCATTGTTGCTTTTTATCACCTGGAATTTGCAGGAGCGGCTGGAGGGCAGCATCTTTAGAGAGCATTTGGACGACAGGGGCAAAGCTGGCCAGGCAGCTTTCACCAACCAACTGAACCAGTCAGCAGTTTTCTGCACATCCAGGTAGGAGCCGGTGCAGAGGGTGTGTAGGAGGCTGGGGTCCTGATTCCTCCTCAGCTCCTCCTCGGGGTGGTGGAGGAAGCACAGGATCTCCCCTGCCAGCTTCTCCCTCGTGCAGGTGCACACCAACTCCACGCGGACACAGAAGTTCCTCGCCGGCCTCTCCCCCACAGTGTCCAGCTCCAGGTGGAAAGTGTGCCCACGGGGGGGCTTCAGGGGCACGAGCACGCGGTAGATGATGTCTTTCTCACGGGGACTCCAACCCTCAAATGCCCTGCCCACCTCGATGGCTGGTTGCAGCACCAGGAGGAAACTCTTTGACAACATGCATCCGGAGATAAGGATGAAGTTGGCTACCAGGTCCTTCACCTCCTGGCACTCTGTGGCCAGGTTCTGAAATGGCCACTGTATGTGCTGCTCAAGAAACCTTCCCGTGTCGTCTGCATCATTGTcgtcttcttcctcttccttctccacctGCTCCCTGTTGCCGCTggagctctcctcctccttgctgctgctgtctggctCAGGGCTCCTTTTCCTGAGCCGCCTGCAGAACCCAAAGAGCAGGACCAGGACTCCAGCAACGGCCCAGAACTGCCACATCTGCAAGGCAGTAAAGAGCAGGGCTCCCCAGACAAAGGCGTTCTGCTCCTGGCTCCTCAGTTCCAggctcctctgctcctggctcCCCTGCttcacctcctgcagcagccgaGTCATCTCCTGGCTCAGCTGCTCCGCACGCTGCTGCATGAACTCACGCGTGGCCTCATCCATCTCATCACCGCACATCAGCGGGAGCTGGATGATGCTTTGCACAGCCATAGTGAGGAATTTTATGGCAGACATGGCCTGCGGGACAAGACAGAGAAGGGGTtcagtggggctgggagggagggagctggcagctggggtgcccccagccccagggcggCGGCACTGTGCCCTGCTCAGGGCACTTCCACGAGCGGCTGAGCCCTCGATGCAGGGCGAGGACCCACCACCTGGGGAGGGCCGCGTTTGTGCCCCGGCCCTCGTCCGGTCCAGCCTCCCCCCGTGTACGCACTCACCGCTGGCCCAGGCCGTACTGGGGTAGCGCTGCCTGCTGCCACCCCTGGTAACCTCCCCACGGTGACACGTCCCCTGTGGTGTCACAGGCGCCAGAGCGCATCACAGGCACGCCCGCCGGCCAGGCCcggcttccctgggcagcctattccagtgcttaATAACCCattcggtgaagaaatttttcctaatcgCCAgtctcaacctcccctggcacaacttaaggccgtttcctctcatcctattgcttgttacttgggaaaggagacaaacacccacctcgctacaaccacctttcaggtagctgtaaagagcgataaggtctcccttcagctgctttttctccaggCGAAagaaccccagttccctcagctgcacctcataagacttgtgctccagacccttcaccagcttcgttgcccttctttggactcgctccagcacctcaatgtctttcttggagtgaggggcccaaaactgaacacagtgttcgagatgcagcctcaccagtgccaagtacaaaAGGACAAccacttccttagtcctgctggccacactatttctgatagaagccaggatgctgttggccttcttggccacctgggcacactgctggctcatattcagtcggccatcaaccaacacccccaggaccttttccaccaggcagctttccagccactcttcccccagcctgtagcgttgcatggggttgttgcgccccaagtgcaggacccgacacttggccttcttgaacCTCATATGGTTGGCttcggcccatcgatccagcctgtccagatccctctgcagagccttcctaccctcaagtaGATTAAcgctcccgcccaacttggtgtcgtctgcgaatCTACCGAGGGTGCACGCGATgccctcgtccagatca harbors:
- the STXBP6 gene encoding syntaxin-binding protein 6 isoform X1, whose product is MSAIKFLTMAVQSIIQLPLMCGDEMDEATREFMQQRAEQLSQEMTRLLQEVKQGSQEQRSLELRSQEQNAFVWGALLFTALQMWQFWAVAGVLVLLFGFCRRLRKRSPEPDSSSKEEESSSGNREQVEKEEEEDDNDADDTGRFLEQHIQWPFQNLATECQEVKDLVANFILISGCMLSKSFLLVLQPAIEVGRAFEGWSPREKDIIYRVLVPLKPPRGHTFHLELDTVGERPARNFCVRVELVCTCTREKLAGEILCFLHHPEEELRRNQDPSLLHTLCTGSYLDVQKTADWFSWLVKAAWPALPLSSKCSLKMLPSSRSCKFQVIKSNNESLTIEMMFGVQQGDSDIFASSQTTEATCTPSTMWSESYAVAEVKFFRHVARQAPHDSFHLKCLQLCARILMGTGFPTSALKTVVMRLLTTRPLSDWRRRDFLPRLEEIMQHLRSCVKEGRLDHFFFGNERVPEEIILPPHFRTAKPLNLFQHMAQDPIAHTRALCEFVEVRNRLTRLLMYGH